The DNA region AGCTTCTGGGATAACAGAAGCGTCGCAGATTCCTGACGGAAGCAGGATCGCCACATCATTCCCAAATCTGACCAGGCAATACTTTGAGAAGATGGGTAAGAAAGTCGAGATCATCACAGTCACCGGAGCATGTGAGATCATGCCTTACATGGGCGTTTCCGATTTCATAGCCGACCTGGTTTCTACGGGATCCACTCTCAAGACCAACAGGCTCAGAGAGGTAGGGAGCATCATCGAATCCCAGGCAGTCGTCATTACATCGAAGAATGCGATGGCTAAGAACGGTCAGGCAATACAGGATGTCGTTGATTCATTCCAGAGCGTCATCATCGCTGAAAACAAAAAATACCTGATGGCAGACATTCCCAAAGACAAATTGGAAGTCGTTGAGAAGATCATTCCCGGAATCGGAGGACCGACAGTCCTCGAGATCGCCGGCAATAAGGACTATCTTGCAGTGCACGCCGTCATTGACGGAAAGGACGTATTCAAAACGATCAACGAGCTGAAAAGGATAGGGGCCAAAGGAATCCTCAC from Thermoplasmata archaeon includes:
- a CDS encoding ATP phosphoribosyltransferase: MTLRLGVPNKGRLNERTIELLVKSGIDLGEDIGRRLYLKAKNQDIEVIFVRAQDIPVFIAEGAIDMGITGIDETAESGKDLEKILDLQFGYCHLAVAVPEASGITEASQIPDGSRIATSFPNLTRQYFEKMGKKVEIITVTGACEIMPYMGVSDFIADLVSTGSTLKTNRLREVGSIIESQAVVITSKNAMAKNGQAIQDVVDSFQSVIIAENKKYLMADIPKDKLEVVEKIIPGIGGPTVLEIAGNKDYLAVHAVIDGKDVFKTINELKRIGAKGILTTPIERLVN